A genomic window from Flavobacterium hankyongi includes:
- a CDS encoding SusC/RagA family TonB-linked outer membrane protein — MKSNYLLIYFLLISTFGFSQNIDVSGTVKEKGTNIPITGANIKIKDGQKSTTTNFDGTFVLKGVAKGETLVVSFLGFKTQEYLISDNQGNLNIYLTEDKNTLEQIVVIGYGTQKKKEVTGAVSVVDSKTIENLKPIKVEQALQGTVSGVNVTSQSGAPGAALDIRIRGIATNGQNAPTAIIDGYVGDLSLLNPSDIETITVLKDAQAAIYGTIGANGIILITTKSGKKNSKTKFSYNSYLGIQETSRKLPLLNATEYALLLNERYANGGQVLPYPNVSNLGAGTDWQEEVFSKRPIVNHDFSLSGGSEKIGYTLSASNLDQEGIVGKDKSGFVRNTARIGLNTDLSSKIKFNSNVIYTQFSRNTLNENGLGSVLFNALNVPSTLTPYDNNGDYTLVPNTTGLGNEIINPLAQISNTYNDYKYRKINGKVGLDYKVFKGFEVSSSFGFNTSNSKSKVFNKKISYGGKVFDVNRSSVTQGSVNDNNFSFDLYGTYSFSLAEEAHNFTTTFGTTVFKEYGNGLFATGFDVPNNSWEFADISLTTGISDSKPNSSYNYDERRLSYFGRLQYDFKKKYLLSFMIRRDASTKFGPNNAVAYFPSATAGWVISEEGFLKESNFLNFLKFRASYGSLGNDQIDNNLYLGVLNGEATYVFDDTLTNGTAGGIIPNPDIKWEEARKLDLGLDFEFLNKNLSLTTDYFIDDRKDLLIKNVPVSGINGTGAPGSGAPTINAGDVRNSGLEFAINYKNKASENFDFSIGYNATFLKNEVMAVNNGTGYFEKGAFGVSQPIPTRMQVGHEMGYFYGYKTAGIFQNQDEVNAHPSQIALGAVAQPGDIRYVDINNDGVINTNDRTDLGSPIPDVTMGFNIQANYIGFDISAYSFASLGNKMIRNYERNLSDANRLDYVLDRWTGEGTSNTVPRVTTAATANNVFSDFFVEDASYLRIQNVQLGYTLKQDFSEKIGITKVRIYTGVNNLYTFTKYKGYNPGASSGDPISGGIDFGFYPLPRIYMFGIHVNF, encoded by the coding sequence ATGAAGTCAAACTATTTATTAATTTATTTTTTACTCATTTCAACATTTGGGTTCTCACAAAACATAGATGTAAGTGGTACAGTAAAAGAAAAAGGAACTAATATTCCTATTACTGGTGCCAATATTAAAATTAAAGACGGACAAAAATCTACCACAACAAATTTTGATGGGACTTTTGTTTTAAAAGGAGTTGCTAAAGGTGAAACTTTAGTAGTTAGCTTTTTGGGCTTTAAAACACAAGAATATTTAATTTCTGATAATCAAGGGAATTTGAATATTTATTTAACAGAAGATAAAAACACTTTAGAACAAATCGTAGTTATTGGCTATGGAACTCAAAAAAAGAAGGAAGTTACTGGTGCTGTATCCGTTGTTGATTCAAAAACAATTGAAAATCTTAAGCCTATAAAAGTTGAACAAGCTTTACAAGGGACAGTTTCGGGAGTAAATGTAACATCTCAATCAGGCGCTCCTGGAGCAGCTTTGGATATAAGAATTAGGGGAATTGCAACTAACGGACAAAATGCTCCAACAGCAATTATTGATGGTTATGTAGGAGATTTAAGTTTGTTAAACCCAAGTGATATTGAAACTATTACTGTTCTAAAAGACGCTCAAGCAGCTATTTATGGAACAATTGGTGCAAACGGTATCATTTTAATTACAACAAAATCAGGAAAAAAGAATTCTAAAACTAAGTTTTCTTATAATAGTTACTTAGGAATTCAAGAAACATCAAGAAAGCTACCTCTTTTAAATGCGACTGAATATGCTCTTCTATTGAATGAGCGTTATGCTAATGGAGGACAAGTATTACCTTATCCAAATGTTTCAAATTTAGGAGCTGGAACAGATTGGCAAGAAGAAGTATTCTCCAAAAGACCTATTGTAAATCATGATTTTTCTCTTTCTGGTGGTTCAGAAAAAATAGGATATACATTAAGTGCTTCAAATCTGGATCAGGAAGGCATTGTAGGAAAAGACAAATCTGGTTTTGTAAGAAACACTGCTAGAATTGGACTTAACACTGACTTGAGTTCAAAAATCAAATTCAATTCAAATGTTATCTATACACAATTTAGTAGAAATACATTAAACGAAAACGGACTTGGTTCTGTTTTGTTTAATGCACTAAATGTACCTTCTACCTTAACTCCTTATGATAATAACGGAGATTATACTTTAGTACCTAATACAACTGGTTTAGGGAATGAAATCATCAATCCATTGGCTCAAATTTCTAATACTTATAACGATTATAAGTATAGAAAAATTAATGGTAAAGTCGGTTTAGACTATAAAGTATTTAAAGGATTTGAAGTGTCAAGCTCATTTGGATTTAATACTTCAAATAGTAAATCAAAGGTTTTTAATAAAAAGATCAGTTATGGTGGAAAAGTATTTGATGTTAACCGAAGTTCAGTGACTCAAGGAAGCGTAAACGATAATAATTTTTCTTTCGATTTGTATGGAACATATTCCTTCAGTTTGGCAGAAGAGGCTCACAATTTTACAACAACTTTTGGAACAACAGTTTTTAAAGAATATGGCAATGGATTATTTGCAACAGGTTTTGATGTCCCTAATAACTCATGGGAATTTGCAGACATTAGCTTAACTACTGGAATTAGTGATTCTAAGCCTAATAGTTCTTATAATTATGATGAAAGAAGATTATCATATTTTGGAAGATTACAATATGATTTTAAAAAGAAGTATTTGTTATCATTTATGATTAGACGTGATGCGTCAACCAAATTTGGCCCAAATAATGCAGTGGCTTATTTTCCTTCTGCAACAGCAGGTTGGGTAATTTCAGAAGAAGGATTTTTGAAAGAATCAAATTTTTTAAACTTTTTAAAGTTTAGAGCTAGTTATGGATCATTAGGAAACGATCAAATAGATAATAACCTTTATTTAGGAGTATTAAATGGTGAAGCAACTTATGTTTTTGATGATACCTTAACTAACGGAACTGCTGGAGGAATAATTCCTAATCCAGATATTAAATGGGAAGAAGCTAGAAAGCTCGATTTAGGATTAGATTTTGAATTTTTAAACAAAAATTTGTCTTTAACAACTGATTATTTTATTGATGATAGAAAAGATTTGTTAATTAAAAATGTTCCTGTATCAGGTATTAATGGTACTGGAGCTCCCGGAAGTGGAGCACCAACAATTAATGCTGGAGATGTTAGAAACTCAGGTTTAGAATTTGCAATAAATTATAAAAATAAAGCTTCTGAAAACTTCGATTTTAGTATTGGTTATAATGCTACTTTTTTAAAAAACGAAGTTATGGCTGTTAATAATGGTACTGGGTATTTTGAAAAAGGAGCTTTTGGAGTGAGTCAACCAATTCCAACTCGTATGCAAGTAGGTCATGAAATGGGGTATTTTTATGGATACAAAACTGCTGGAATTTTTCAAAATCAAGACGAGGTGAATGCTCATCCATCACAAATAGCTCTAGGAGCAGTTGCACAACCAGGAGACATCCGCTATGTTGACATAAATAATGACGGAGTTATTAATACAAATGACAGAACAGATCTAGGAAGTCCTATACCAGATGTTACAATGGGCTTTAATATTCAGGCAAATTATATAGGTTTTGATATATCAGCATATAGTTTTGCTTCTTTAGGTAACAAAATGATACGTAACTATGAGCGAAATCTTTCAGATGCTAATAGATTAGATTATGTTTTAGATAGATGGACAGGTGAAGGTACCAGTAATACAGTGCCAAGAGTAACTACAGCAGCAACTGCTAATAATGTTTTTTCTGACTTTTTTGTTGAAGATGCTTCTTATCTAAGAATTCAAAATGTACAATTAGGCTATACTTTAAAACAAGATTTTTCTGAAAAAATAGGTATTACTAAAGTTAGAATTTATACAGGTGTAAATAATCTATACACATTCACTAAATATAAAGGTTATAATCCAGGAGCATCTTCAGGAGATCCTATATCAGGAGGTATTGATTTTGGATTTTACCCATTACCTAGAATATACATGTTTGGTATACATGTTAATTTTTAA
- a CDS encoding helix-turn-helix and ligand-binding sensor domain-containing protein: MNWFTILLIIIAFNSFSQELPPIVKYTPNSYGAGNQNWMISQDEKQFIFFANHEGLLEFNGSNFTLYPSPNESIIRSVNVVKDKIYTGCYMEFGYWARQSNGRLKYTSLSKKIKNKIIDDEQFWNILNYDQWILFQSFSSIYIYDTVTGKFNRISSKTGISKTFRTQNSIYFHAFNEGLLEIENGKSKLVSNDPVLTKNVIINVFSIDEGLLILTEQNGFYKLVNSKISKYSIPADAELLSSTIYSAKKLSNNGFALGTVSDGVYVLNTAGEIQNHITQSSGLSNNTALSLFEDSDNNLWIGLDNGINCINLNSPIKSYADNTGILGTVYVSQLYKNKLYIGTNQGLFYKDFGTKNQFKFISGTKGQVWSLFEYDGTLFCGHNLGTFIINGENAKNIFRESGTWKFVKVPHRSDMLLQGNYFGVSVLKKIGNQWTFKNKIDGFNYSSRHLEINNANEVYVSHEYKGIFRFKVDKNFEKANSLYTYSSPGKGKNAALIKYNNEIYYAYKNGIFKLNNKSKEFKKDKILSSIFEKDEYTSGNLIVDNSNKLWLFSKNYIHYFSLNKLNYKLRENTIPIPASLTNSMSGYENICQLSNSKYLIGTTDGYYIINLDGLSFKNYDVSISNISVNKLSKRPINASIYNNGEFAHTENNVTFSFTVPEYNKYINAEYQFLLEGLLDEWSEWNSKSSINFKNLSPGDYTFKVRAKIANSTPANIAIYKFTILKPWYWTNLAKFIYLIILCVGAYLINKAYRNYYNNQREKLIEENNRLLEIQELENERRLMEIRNEQLTSDFDAKNKELAVSTMNLIKKNELLSMIKEDLKKTTEVGDKNIKSVITTINQNIKEEDNWNVFKEAFDSADKDFLKKVKVAHPLLTPNDLRLCAYLRLNLSSKEIAPLLNISVRSVEIKRYRLRKKMDLSHEQGLVEYILSI; encoded by the coding sequence ATGAATTGGTTTACAATTCTGCTCATTATAATTGCATTCAATAGTTTTTCTCAAGAACTACCTCCAATAGTTAAATACACACCAAATAGTTACGGTGCAGGAAATCAAAACTGGATGATTTCTCAAGATGAAAAGCAATTTATATTTTTTGCCAATCATGAAGGATTGTTAGAATTTAATGGATCAAATTTTACACTTTATCCTTCTCCAAATGAATCAATAATACGATCAGTAAACGTTGTTAAAGATAAAATCTATACAGGATGTTATATGGAGTTTGGTTATTGGGCCAGACAATCTAATGGAAGATTAAAATATACTTCGTTAAGCAAAAAAATAAAAAATAAAATTATAGATGACGAGCAGTTTTGGAATATTTTAAATTATGATCAATGGATTTTGTTTCAATCATTCAGCTCAATATACATATATGATACGGTAACAGGAAAATTTAATAGAATTTCTTCTAAAACTGGTATTTCGAAAACATTTAGAACACAAAATTCGATTTACTTTCATGCTTTTAATGAAGGATTATTAGAAATAGAGAACGGAAAATCTAAATTAGTTTCAAATGATCCTGTGCTTACAAAAAATGTTATTATAAATGTTTTTTCTATTGATGAGGGTTTGTTGATTCTTACAGAACAAAATGGATTCTATAAATTAGTTAACAGTAAAATAAGTAAGTATTCTATTCCTGCCGATGCTGAATTGTTGTCTTCTACTATTTATTCGGCAAAAAAACTTTCTAACAATGGTTTTGCATTGGGCACAGTTTCAGATGGAGTGTATGTACTAAATACAGCTGGAGAAATTCAAAACCATATTACCCAAAGTTCAGGTTTAAGCAATAATACAGCTTTATCATTGTTTGAAGATAGTGATAACAATCTTTGGATAGGCTTAGATAATGGTATAAACTGTATAAATTTAAATTCACCTATCAAAAGTTATGCAGATAATACAGGAATATTAGGAACTGTATATGTTTCACAATTGTATAAAAACAAACTCTATATAGGAACTAATCAAGGATTGTTTTATAAAGATTTTGGTACTAAAAATCAATTTAAGTTTATTTCAGGTACTAAGGGACAGGTGTGGTCATTGTTTGAGTATGATGGAACTCTTTTTTGCGGACATAATCTTGGAACGTTTATCATTAATGGCGAGAATGCTAAAAATATTTTCAGAGAATCAGGTACATGGAAGTTTGTAAAAGTTCCTCACAGAAGTGATATGTTGTTGCAAGGAAATTATTTTGGCGTTTCAGTATTAAAAAAAATAGGTAATCAATGGACTTTTAAGAATAAAATAGATGGATTTAATTATTCGTCGAGACATTTAGAGATAAATAATGCCAACGAAGTTTATGTTTCACATGAATACAAAGGAATATTCAGATTTAAAGTCGACAAAAATTTTGAAAAAGCAAATTCATTATACACCTATTCTTCACCTGGTAAAGGAAAAAATGCAGCACTTATAAAATATAATAATGAAATTTATTATGCCTATAAAAACGGAATTTTTAAGCTCAATAATAAAAGTAAAGAGTTTAAAAAGGATAAAATATTAAGCTCAATTTTTGAAAAAGACGAATATACTTCTGGAAATTTAATAGTTGATAATTCAAACAAACTATGGCTGTTTTCTAAAAATTACATTCATTATTTCTCTTTAAACAAATTGAACTATAAACTCAGAGAAAATACGATACCTATTCCAGCTTCTTTGACAAATTCGATGTCGGGATACGAAAATATTTGCCAGTTATCTAATTCTAAGTATTTAATAGGAACTACAGATGGATACTATATAATTAATCTAGATGGTTTAAGTTTTAAAAATTATGATGTAAGTATTTCCAACATTTCAGTTAACAAATTAAGTAAACGTCCCATAAATGCTTCTATTTATAATAACGGTGAATTTGCACACACTGAAAATAATGTCACCTTTAGTTTCACTGTTCCCGAATATAATAAGTATATAAATGCAGAATATCAGTTTTTACTGGAAGGACTTTTAGACGAGTGGAGTGAATGGAATTCTAAATCGTCAATTAATTTTAAGAATTTGTCACCTGGAGATTATACATTTAAAGTAAGAGCCAAAATTGCCAATTCTACGCCAGCCAATATTGCAATTTACAAGTTTACTATTCTTAAACCTTGGTATTGGACAAATCTTGCAAAATTTATCTATTTGATTATCCTCTGCGTTGGGGCATATTTAATCAATAAAGCTTACCGCAATTATTATAATAATCAAAGAGAGAAATTAATTGAAGAGAACAATCGTTTGCTTGAAATTCAGGAGCTTGAGAACGAAAGAAGATTAATGGAAATTAGAAATGAGCAATTGACTAGTGATTTTGATGCAAAAAATAAGGAGTTGGCCGTTTCTACAATGAATTTAATCAAGAAGAATGAATTGTTATCAATGATTAAAGAAGATTTAAAGAAAACCACTGAAGTTGGCGATAAAAATATTAAATCTGTTATTACGACAATCAATCAAAATATCAAGGAAGAAGATAATTGGAACGTATTTAAAGAAGCCTTTGATAGTGCTGATAAGGACTTTTTGAAGAAAGTTAAGGTTGCGCATCCGCTTCTCACTCCCAACGATTTACGTTTATGTGCTTACTTGAGATTGAATTTGTCATCAAAGGAAATAGCTCCACTTTTAAATATTTCTGTTCGTAGTGTAGAAATTAAACGATATCGTTTGCGTAAAAAAATGGATTTATCACACGAACAAGGTTTAGTAGAGTATATTTTGTCCATATAA
- the uvrA gene encoding excinuclease ABC subunit UvrA codes for MLTDISTLEPKKNILIKGAQIHNLKNLDVAIPRNKLVVITGLSGSGKSSLAFDTLYAEGQRRYVESLSSYARQFLGRLDKPKVDYIKGIAPAVAIEQKVNTTNARSTVGTSTEIYDYLKLLFARVGKTYSPISGLEVKKNTVSDVINDVKLFDENSKWLLLSPIHLEEGRDLENKLKVLLQQGFIRILVNNEMIRIDEIEQHSLNNKDVLLIIDRIVVKNEEDFYNRLADATQTAFYEGKGICYLQELNTNKKIVYSSNFELDGLTFLEPNIHLFSFNNPYGACPQCEGYGNIIGIDEDLVIPNTALSIYENCIAPWKGESMSWYRDQLVNNSHKFDFPIHKPYFQLTTEQKDLVWKGNKYFEGLNDFFKELEEKNYKIQNRVMLSRYRGKTKCTTCKGKRLRAETNNIKIGGITLSELVDLPIKKLIPFFKNLELSEYDQKVAKRLLIEINNRLSFLEDVGLDYLTLNRNSATLSGGESQRINLATSLGSSLVGSMYILDEPSIGLHPKDTERLIKVLISLRDLGNTVIVVEHDEDIMKAADMIIDIGPEAGSYGGELVAQGTYDEILQSNSLTAQYLNGKLEIETPKKRRKFKNFIEVKGARENNLQNIDVTFPLDVLTVITGVSGSGKSTLVKKILYPAMQKKLEGVGEKAGQFTDMEGNFSHIKHIEYVDQNPIGRSSRSNPVTYIKAYDDIRDLFAKEKLSKNRGYQAKHFSFNVDGGRCETCKGEGSINVEMVFMADVSLPCETCNGKRFKKEVLEVQFEGKNIDDVLTMTIDESLKFFKEKNCAKIVQKLQPLQDVGLGYVQLGQSSSTLSGGEAQRIKLASFLVKGATKDKALFIFDEPTTGLHFHDIKKLLKSFDALLEKGHSIIVIEHNLDLIKCADYIIDLGPEGGENGGRLLAFGTPEEIAKNESSVTAKYLKDKL; via the coding sequence ATGCTTACAGATATTTCAACTCTTGAACCTAAGAAAAACATTCTTATAAAAGGTGCTCAAATTCATAACTTAAAAAACCTTGATGTAGCCATTCCCCGAAACAAACTGGTGGTTATTACGGGTTTGTCAGGTTCTGGAAAATCAAGTTTGGCTTTTGACACTTTATATGCCGAAGGTCAACGTCGTTATGTAGAAAGTTTATCAAGCTATGCCCGACAATTTTTAGGACGTTTAGATAAACCAAAAGTTGATTATATAAAAGGAATCGCTCCTGCTGTAGCTATCGAGCAAAAAGTAAATACAACTAATGCCCGTTCGACAGTTGGTACTTCGACTGAGATTTATGATTATCTAAAATTACTTTTTGCCCGTGTTGGTAAAACCTACTCTCCCATTTCTGGACTTGAGGTTAAAAAGAATACTGTTTCTGATGTTATTAATGATGTCAAATTGTTTGATGAAAATAGCAAATGGTTACTTCTTTCTCCAATTCATCTAGAAGAAGGAAGAGATCTTGAAAACAAATTAAAAGTCTTATTACAACAAGGTTTCATTCGTATTTTAGTAAACAACGAAATGATCAGAATTGATGAAATTGAACAACATTCACTCAACAATAAAGATGTTTTATTAATTATTGATCGTATTGTTGTTAAGAACGAAGAAGATTTTTACAACAGACTAGCCGATGCCACTCAAACTGCTTTTTACGAGGGGAAAGGAATTTGCTATCTTCAAGAGTTAAACACCAATAAAAAAATTGTGTACAGTTCAAACTTTGAACTTGACGGATTAACCTTTTTAGAGCCAAACATTCACTTATTCAGTTTTAACAATCCTTATGGCGCCTGCCCACAATGTGAGGGTTACGGAAACATCATAGGAATTGATGAAGATTTAGTCATCCCAAACACTGCTCTCTCAATATATGAAAACTGTATTGCTCCTTGGAAAGGCGAAAGCATGAGTTGGTACAGAGATCAATTAGTAAATAACAGTCATAAATTTGATTTTCCTATTCATAAACCTTACTTTCAATTAACAACCGAACAAAAAGATTTGGTTTGGAAAGGAAATAAATACTTTGAAGGGTTAAATGACTTCTTTAAGGAGCTTGAAGAAAAAAATTACAAGATTCAAAACAGAGTAATGCTTTCTCGTTATAGAGGAAAAACTAAATGTACTACTTGTAAAGGAAAAAGATTACGAGCTGAGACCAATAATATAAAAATTGGAGGTATCACATTATCGGAATTGGTTGATTTACCAATAAAAAAACTAATTCCTTTCTTTAAGAATTTAGAATTATCAGAATACGATCAAAAAGTTGCAAAGCGATTGCTAATAGAAATCAATAACCGATTATCTTTTTTAGAAGATGTAGGATTAGATTATCTTACCTTAAACCGAAACTCTGCAACACTTTCTGGAGGAGAATCGCAACGAATCAATCTAGCTACCTCATTAGGAAGTAGTCTGGTAGGTTCTATGTACATTTTAGATGAGCCAAGTATAGGTTTACATCCAAAAGATACTGAACGCTTAATAAAAGTATTGATTTCATTAAGAGATTTAGGAAATACTGTTATCGTTGTTGAACACGATGAAGACATCATGAAGGCTGCTGATATGATTATTGATATTGGGCCTGAAGCGGGGTCATATGGAGGTGAACTGGTAGCCCAAGGGACTTATGATGAAATACTTCAATCAAATTCTTTGACAGCTCAATATCTTAATGGAAAATTAGAAATTGAAACACCTAAAAAAAGAAGAAAATTCAAGAATTTTATTGAAGTAAAAGGCGCACGAGAAAATAACCTTCAAAACATAGATGTTACTTTCCCGTTAGATGTGTTAACGGTAATCACTGGAGTTTCTGGTTCAGGAAAAAGTACTTTAGTCAAAAAGATATTGTATCCTGCTATGCAGAAGAAATTGGAAGGTGTAGGTGAAAAAGCAGGCCAATTCACTGATATGGAAGGAAACTTTTCTCACATAAAACATATAGAATATGTAGATCAAAACCCTATTGGCCGTAGTTCACGTTCTAATCCTGTTACTTACATAAAGGCTTATGACGATATCCGAGATTTGTTTGCTAAAGAAAAATTGTCTAAAAATAGAGGTTATCAGGCTAAACATTTTTCATTTAACGTTGATGGTGGAAGATGTGAAACCTGTAAAGGAGAAGGTTCTATAAATGTTGAGATGGTTTTCATGGCCGATGTTTCTTTACCATGTGAAACTTGTAATGGTAAACGATTTAAAAAGGAAGTCCTTGAAGTACAATTTGAAGGAAAGAACATAGACGATGTACTAACAATGACTATTGATGAGTCATTGAAGTTTTTTAAGGAAAAAAATTGTGCTAAAATTGTTCAAAAACTACAACCTTTACAGGATGTAGGTTTAGGATATGTTCAATTGGGACAATCATCATCAACTTTATCTGGTGGCGAAGCACAACGTATCAAACTAGCTTCCTTTTTGGTAAAAGGAGCCACGAAAGACAAAGCACTTTTCATTTTTGATGAACCTACAACTGGATTACATTTTCATGATATTAAGAAACTACTTAAATCATTTGATGCTTTGCTAGAAAAAGGACATTCAATTATAGTTATTGAACACAATTTAGATTTGATAAAGTGTGCCGATTACATCATTGATTTAGGTCCTGAAGGAGGAGAAAATGGAGGACGACTCCTAGCCTTTGGAACTCCTGAAGAAATAGCAAAGAATGAATCTTCAGTTACTGCTAAATACCTAAAAGACAAGTTATAA
- a CDS encoding M20/M25/M40 family metallo-hydrolase, producing MRPKLRALLLSITLSPLSLFAQTFVQRYADIANQTSQTNITNNLTEYEALGVKYRNTQALENAYQWLVNKYTSFGYSAAQITTDTYSYSGSTCKNLVVTKVGTLYPNTYVIVCGHYDSITGTGTNDNGSGVVSILEIARLLKNVNTEYSIKFINFSGEEDGLRGSQHYVSSVVNGTTPKMDIRLVFNLDEVGGVAGMTNNTITCERDTNGTPSTNNAASSAITNELITCVGLYSPLQTTLSYAYASDYMPFQANNEIITGFFETNETPHKHTATDLLVNMDPVYNFKVAKAATGAVLHFAKAETTLGINTFDADNQISFFPNPTKDSLHINMGNLQVDKYNLVVTDVNGKNVISKNISNPKLIETVGLEGLLKGMYLVTLSSGEKKISKKIVIE from the coding sequence ATGAGACCAAAATTACGTGCTCTACTTTTGAGCATAACTCTAAGCCCGTTAAGTTTATTTGCACAAACTTTTGTGCAACGTTATGCAGATATTGCAAATCAAACCTCTCAAACAAACATTACTAATAATTTAACCGAGTATGAAGCTTTGGGAGTAAAATATAGAAATACTCAAGCGTTAGAAAACGCTTATCAATGGTTAGTGAATAAATACACTAGCTTTGGTTACTCAGCAGCTCAAATAACAACAGATACTTATTCATATTCAGGAAGCACATGCAAGAATCTTGTGGTTACTAAAGTTGGGACGTTGTATCCTAATACATATGTTATTGTTTGTGGACATTATGATTCTATAACAGGAACAGGAACAAATGATAACGGAAGTGGAGTAGTAAGTATATTAGAAATTGCTAGATTATTAAAAAATGTGAATACTGAATATTCTATAAAATTCATCAACTTTAGCGGTGAAGAAGATGGTTTGAGAGGTAGTCAGCATTATGTATCTTCTGTTGTTAATGGTACGACGCCTAAAATGGATATTAGATTGGTATTCAATTTAGATGAAGTCGGAGGTGTGGCTGGCATGACAAATAACACTATTACGTGTGAAAGAGATACTAACGGAACTCCATCTACAAACAATGCAGCTTCGTCTGCAATTACAAATGAATTGATTACTTGTGTTGGATTGTATTCTCCTTTGCAAACTACTTTATCTTATGCATATGCATCGGATTATATGCCATTTCAAGCCAATAATGAAATAATAACTGGTTTTTTTGAAACTAATGAAACACCACACAAACATACCGCTACAGATTTATTAGTAAATATGGATCCAGTATATAACTTTAAAGTTGCAAAAGCTGCTACAGGAGCTGTATTGCATTTTGCTAAGGCTGAAACAACATTAGGAATAAATACTTTTGATGCGGATAATCAGATAAGCTTTTTTCCTAATCCTACTAAAGATTCTTTACACATCAATATGGGTAATTTGCAAGTTGATAAGTATAATTTAGTAGTAACTGATGTTAACGGTAAAAATGTAATAAGTAAGAATATTTCTAATCCTAAACTGATTGAGACAGTTGGATTGGAAGGACTATTGAAAGGAATGTATTTGGTAACGCTAAGTTCAGGAGAAAAAAAAATAAGTAAGAAAATAGTAATAGAATAA
- a CDS encoding glycosyltransferase family 4 protein, whose translation MKKVLIITYYWPPAGGPGVQRWLKFVKYLPDFDIQPIVYVPENPTYPIIDNGLVNEVSDKAIILQHKIIEPYGMASIFSKKNTKGISSGIIPNQKKQTFLQKAMLWIRGNLFIPDARVLWVKPSVKFLKKYIQEYNIDTIITSGPPHSLHLIGLQLKNDLKLNWLADFRDPWTTIGYHSALKLSSYADKKHKALESKVLNTADTIIVTSKTTKAEFERLTTKPIEVITNGYDVEKVSVGQLDEKFTLAHIGSFLSDRNPKILWEALSELIHENDQFSQQFTLKLIGKVSQEILDTIESFGLKPHLNNLGYVSHAEAIQHQRKSQVLLLVEIDSEETKSIIPGKVFEYMVSERPIVAIGPQDSDFAELIVSTNTGSFFTYSEKERLKATLLSHFEKFVAKELKVYPVGLQQYSRKNLTQKLANFLK comes from the coding sequence ATGAAAAAAGTACTCATTATAACTTATTATTGGCCACCAGCTGGAGGGCCAGGAGTACAGCGATGGCTTAAATTTGTTAAGTACTTGCCTGATTTTGATATTCAACCTATAGTTTATGTTCCTGAAAACCCAACGTATCCAATTATAGATAATGGATTAGTTAATGAAGTTTCAGACAAAGCAATAATTCTGCAACATAAAATTATTGAGCCATACGGTATGGCTTCAATCTTTTCAAAAAAGAACACAAAAGGCATTAGTTCAGGTATAATACCAAATCAAAAGAAACAGACTTTTTTGCAAAAAGCTATGCTTTGGATTCGTGGTAATCTTTTTATACCTGATGCACGAGTACTGTGGGTTAAACCTTCAGTTAAGTTTTTGAAAAAATATATTCAAGAGTATAACATTGATACTATTATTACTTCAGGGCCACCTCATAGTTTGCATTTAATAGGGCTTCAGTTAAAAAATGATTTAAAATTAAATTGGTTGGCCGATTTTAGAGATCCTTGGACTACTATTGGCTATCATTCGGCATTAAAATTATCAAGTTATGCTGATAAAAAACACAAAGCTTTAGAAAGTAAAGTTCTAAATACTGCTGATACTATTATTGTGACCAGTAAAACGACTAAAGCTGAGTTTGAAAGGTTAACAACCAAGCCAATAGAAGTAATTACTAATGGTTATGATGTTGAAAAAGTTTCTGTTGGACAATTGGACGAAAAGTTCACTTTGGCTCATATAGGTTCATTTTTATCAGATAGAAATCCTAAAATTTTATGGGAAGCATTGAGTGAATTGATTCATGAAAATGACCAATTTTCGCAGCAATTCACGCTAAAATTAATAGGGAAGGTGAGTCAGGAAATTCTGGATACTATTGAAAGTTTTGGATTAAAACCACATCTCAATAATTTGGGATATGTTTCTCATGCTGAAGCTATTCAACATCAAAGAAAATCACAGGTTTTATTATTGGTAGAAATAGATTCGGAAGAAACAAAAAGTATTATTCCTGGAAAAGTATTTGAGTATATGGTTTCTGAAAGACCAATTGTGGCTATTGGTCCTCAAGATTCTGATTTTGCCGAATTAATTGTTTCTACAAACACAGGAAGTTTCTTTACATATTCTGAAAAAGAGAGATTAAAAGCTACGCTACTTTCTCATTTTGAAAAATTTGTTGCTAAAGAATTAAAGGTATATCCAGTAGGATTGCAACAATATTCTCGTAAAAATCTTACCCAAAAATTGGCTAATTTTTTAAAATAG